In the genome of Phlebotomus papatasi isolate M1 chromosome 2, Ppap_2.1, whole genome shotgun sequence, one region contains:
- the LOC129804647 gene encoding prominin-like protein isoform X4 — MMAILYQLPRLFFWVSLPMVVMAGYAHDGGRILDFKETSFSNWEQNVTYKSSTGYHARGMAPMYHITNRVLDLFIGPDAIPEGYIIVSDRSVSFGPKVHNQQYGDLAKHYWAILVVVALAALIIVLTPIIGFCFCCCRCAGACGGRSQPFDKKHDTCRRVFLGLFLICAGTGIVFGVVVAFVTNSYMQQGVENATVSAREAVDDTRLFLKTTSSEINHLLVRNYNELSNDLHQMLNETATVTMTRLDEASNATSLTQLNNFVQTLPQVKENLERLKVLTSDLQTNASQLNDGLRGVKRELLNSLSGCDAAPCRDVMSQYEIGKLDLNGIDYNQLPDVTATIDNVNGLITGKLMSSLANGQQAVEDVKKKINDVIAENIPRVSKAISDAGLAIKEASNEVTRAIDRISDLSGNYTYKYFETADDYVREYSVYRYYAGLAISSVLLLILLCISMGLLCGICGKRPDGYGDDCCNKGAGGRFLMMAVAVIFLTLSLLTLAALIQFLVGLVAHRGVCVSLKNPTDDQIFNYVDRLIDLNTVIYPSSSNNRGKSGKQQLRQFQREVEPFRISQVIEACHENKAAYEVLQLRNFRDINEIREYPEKYNIDGLLDDLIRSINVQSNLVILNADARAEIQRLATSELNNFPAYKFEQHLSDEITKINLTELALKLEETAQKIPTSPNMNDIRSSLRIQALHLKTYQTNLVTPMTDGKNEILTLATDLDKTLHFNSNSFEEAINKFLVETDKAQDFINRNGTEFVQQVIGELTTGFRNEITSYLDLVIRTTENQVGRCGPISNVYNATLVAACNRVIDPLNGFWAGVGWCVLIFIPTVILCVKLSGLYQKSDPYPGPLVESEYLYDAYSERDNIPLANGPKHKRRNKKYERRRNSRDPRDYYEDSNSPGGSRDNRYNDMAPNFYRSDGNNNAFSPPNSGPSNVFYITAGQSPMGPPEKPPRSSAGPFDRKHTPKSMRKQNRSQFF; from the exons GTTACATAATTGTGTCTGATCGGAGTGTTTCCTTTGGGCCAAAAGTGCACAATCAGCAATATGGTGATTTGGCCAAACATTATTGGGCTATTTTGGTGGTTGTCGCTCTGGCAGCACTTATAATAGTTCTCACGCCAATTATTGG ATTCTGCTTCTGCTGTTGCCGCTGTGCTGGAGCTTGCGGTGGCAGGTCACAGCCCTTTGACAAGAAGCACGATACTTGTCGTCGTGTCTTCCTGGGATTGTTCCTAATTTGTGCCGGGACGGGAATTGTGTTTGGCGTTGTGGTGGCTTTCGTTACCAATAGCTACATGCAGCAGGGCGTTGAGAATGCCACAGTGTCTGCTAGGGAGGCTGTAGATGATACAAGACTCTTTCTCAAGACGACATCGAGCGAAATAAATCATCTACTTGTGCGGAATTACAATGAACTGTCCAATGATCTGCATCAAATGCTCAATGAGACAGCCACGGTGACAATGACGAGGCTCGATGAAGCCTCAAATGCCACATCCCTCACTCAGCTCAATAATTTTGTGCAGACACTGCCGCAGGTGAAAGAGAATCTGGAGCGCCTGAAGGTGCTGACGAGCGATCTGCAAACAAATGCATCACAATTGAATGATG GGCTTCGGGGTGTAAAAAGGGAACTGCTGAATTCACTGTCGGGTTGCGATGCTGCTCCGTGTCGCGATGTCATGTCACAGTACGAAATTGGGAAGCTCGATCTCAATGGCATTGACTACAATCag CTTCCAGATGTCACAGCCACAATTGATAACGTCAATGGACTGATAACGGGCAAATTGATGTCTTCGCTGGCAAATGGTCAGCAGGCTGTTGAGGATGTGAAGAAGAAGATCAATGATGTAATTGCTGAGAATATTCCCAGAGTCAGTAAGGCGATCAGTGATGCTGGCCTGGCTATTAAGGAAGCATCGAATGAGGTCACAAGGGCCATTGACAGGATATCCGATCTATCTGGGAATTACACGTACAAATACTTTGAGACGGCGGATGATTATGTACGAGAGTACAGTGTCTATCGCTACTACGCTGGGCTTGCCATCAGCTCAGTGCTCCTGCTCATCCTTCTTTGCATCTCAATGGGGCTTCTCTGTGGCATTTGTGGCAAGCGACCAGACGGATATGGCGATGATTGCTGCAACAAAGGAGCTGGCGGGAGGTTCCTCATGAT GGCTGTTGCTGTGATCTTTCTCACACTTTCTTTGCTCACCCTGGCAGCTCTAATTCAATTCCTCGTGGGATTAGTTGCTCACCGTGGAGTTTGTGTATCTCTCAA GAATCCAACAGatgatcaaattttcaattatgttGATCGTCTTATTGATCTCAACACTGTGATCTATCCATCGTCTTCCAACAATCGCGGCAAGAGTGGAAAGCAGCAGCTGAGGCAGTTCCAGCGAGAAGTTGAACCATTTAGGATTTCTCAGGTGATCGAGGCATGCCATGAGAACAAAGCAGCCTATGAAGTGCTTCAGTTGAGAAATTTCCGGGATATCAATGAAATCCGGGAATATCCGGAAAAGTACAATATCGATGGGCTTCTCGATGATCTGATCAGGAGTATCAATGTTCAGAGTAATTTGGTGATTTTGAATGCTGATGCCAGGGCAGAAATTCAGAGATTGGCCACGTCGGAGTTGAATAATTTCCCAGCTTATAAATTTGAACAGCATCTCAGTGATGAAATTACCAAGATCAATCTGACGGAGTTGGCGCTAAAGCTGGAAGAAACTGCCCAGAAAATTCCAACGTCACCCAATATGAATGATATTAGGTCGAGTTTGAGGATTCAGGCGCTGCATCTGAAGACCTATCAAACAAATCTCGTGACTCCGATGACAGATGGGAAGAATGAGATTCTCACCCTGGCCACGGATCTCGACAAGACGCTCCATTTCAATTCGAACTCCTTTGAGGAGGCCATCAATAAGTTCCTGGTGGAAACGGACAAAGCCCAGGACTTTATCAATCGCAACGGAACGGAATTTGTTCAGCAAGTTATTGGGGAGCTGACTACGGGATTCCGGAATGAGATAACTTCGTATCTGGATCTGGTGATTAGGACAACGGAAAATCAAGTTGGACGATGCGGACCGATTTCTAATGTCTACAATGCAACTCTTGTGGCAGCCTGCAACAGAGTCATTGATCCTCTC AATGGTTTCTGGGCTGGAGTGGGATGGTGCGTCTTGATTTTCATCCCAACGGTCATTTTGTGCGTGAAGCTGTCTGGTCTCTACCAGAAATCCGATCCCTATCCGGGTCCTCTAGTTGAATC TGAATATTTGTACGATGCTTACAGTGAGAGGGACAACATTCCATTGGCAAA TGGACCGAAACACAAAAGGCGCAACAAGAAGTACGAACGAAGGAGGAATTCACGTGATCCACGGGATTACTATGAAGACTCCAATTCTCCTGGCGGTTCCAGGGACAATCGATACAATGATATGGCTCCCAA TTTCTATCGTTCAGATGGAAATAACAATGCTTTTTCACCACCAAATTCCGGTCCGTCGAATGTTTTCTACATAACAGCGGGTCAATCACCAATGGGTCCCCCCGAAAAGCCCCCAAGATCCTCCGCTGGTCCATTCGATCGGAAACACACGCCTAAATCCATGAGAAAGCAGAACAGATCACAATTTTTCTAA
- the LOC129804647 gene encoding prominin-like protein isoform X6, giving the protein MMAILYQLPRLFFWVSLPMVVMAGYAHDGGRILDFKETSFSNWEQNVTYKSSTGYHARGMAPMYHITNRVLDLFIGPDAIPEGYIIVSDRSVSFGPKVHNQQYGDLAKHYWAILVVVALAALIIVLTPIIGFCFCCCRCAGACGGRSQPFDKKHDTCRRVFLGLFLICAGTGIVFGVVVAFVTNSYMQQGVENATVSAREAVDDTRLFLKTTSSEINHLLVRNYNELSNDLHQMLNETATVTMTRLDEASNATSLTQLNNFVQTLPQVKENLERLKVLTSDLQTNASQLNDGLRGVKRELLNSLSGCDAAPCRDVMSQYEIGKLDLNGIDYNQMLDRYFPRLPDVTATIDNVNGLITGKLMSSLANGQQAVEDVKKKINDVIAENIPRVSKAISDAGLAIKEASNEVTRAIDRISDLSGNYTYKYFETADDYVREYSVYRYYAGLAISSVLLLILLCISMGLLCGICGKRPDGYGDDCCNKGAGGRFLMMAVAVIFLTLSLLTLAALIQFLVGLVAHRGVCVSLKNPTDDQIFNYVDRLIDLNTVIYPSSSNNRGKSGKQQLRQFQREVEPFRISQVIEACHENKAAYEVLQLRNFRDINEIREYPEKYNIDGLLDDLIRSINVQSNLVILNADARAEIQRLATSELNNFPAYKFEQHLSDEITKINLTELALKLEETAQKIPTSPNMNDIRSSLRIQALHLKTYQTNLVTPMTDGKNEILTLATDLDKTLHFNSNSFEEAINKFLVETDKAQDFINRNGTEFVQQVIGELTTGFRNEITSYLDLVIRTTENQVGRCGPISNVYNATLVAACNRVIDPLNGFWAGVGWCVLIFIPTVILCVKLSGLYQKSDPYPGPLVESGPKHKRRNKKYERRRNSRDPRDYYEDSNSPGGSRDNRYNDMAPNFYRSDGNNNAFSPPNSGPSNVFYITAGQSPMGPPEKPPRSSAGPFDRKHTPKSMRKQNRSQFF; this is encoded by the exons GTTACATAATTGTGTCTGATCGGAGTGTTTCCTTTGGGCCAAAAGTGCACAATCAGCAATATGGTGATTTGGCCAAACATTATTGGGCTATTTTGGTGGTTGTCGCTCTGGCAGCACTTATAATAGTTCTCACGCCAATTATTGG ATTCTGCTTCTGCTGTTGCCGCTGTGCTGGAGCTTGCGGTGGCAGGTCACAGCCCTTTGACAAGAAGCACGATACTTGTCGTCGTGTCTTCCTGGGATTGTTCCTAATTTGTGCCGGGACGGGAATTGTGTTTGGCGTTGTGGTGGCTTTCGTTACCAATAGCTACATGCAGCAGGGCGTTGAGAATGCCACAGTGTCTGCTAGGGAGGCTGTAGATGATACAAGACTCTTTCTCAAGACGACATCGAGCGAAATAAATCATCTACTTGTGCGGAATTACAATGAACTGTCCAATGATCTGCATCAAATGCTCAATGAGACAGCCACGGTGACAATGACGAGGCTCGATGAAGCCTCAAATGCCACATCCCTCACTCAGCTCAATAATTTTGTGCAGACACTGCCGCAGGTGAAAGAGAATCTGGAGCGCCTGAAGGTGCTGACGAGCGATCTGCAAACAAATGCATCACAATTGAATGATG GGCTTCGGGGTGTAAAAAGGGAACTGCTGAATTCACTGTCGGGTTGCGATGCTGCTCCGTGTCGCGATGTCATGTCACAGTACGAAATTGGGAAGCTCGATCTCAATGGCATTGACTACAATCag ATGCTAGACAGGTATTTTCCTCGG CTTCCAGATGTCACAGCCACAATTGATAACGTCAATGGACTGATAACGGGCAAATTGATGTCTTCGCTGGCAAATGGTCAGCAGGCTGTTGAGGATGTGAAGAAGAAGATCAATGATGTAATTGCTGAGAATATTCCCAGAGTCAGTAAGGCGATCAGTGATGCTGGCCTGGCTATTAAGGAAGCATCGAATGAGGTCACAAGGGCCATTGACAGGATATCCGATCTATCTGGGAATTACACGTACAAATACTTTGAGACGGCGGATGATTATGTACGAGAGTACAGTGTCTATCGCTACTACGCTGGGCTTGCCATCAGCTCAGTGCTCCTGCTCATCCTTCTTTGCATCTCAATGGGGCTTCTCTGTGGCATTTGTGGCAAGCGACCAGACGGATATGGCGATGATTGCTGCAACAAAGGAGCTGGCGGGAGGTTCCTCATGAT GGCTGTTGCTGTGATCTTTCTCACACTTTCTTTGCTCACCCTGGCAGCTCTAATTCAATTCCTCGTGGGATTAGTTGCTCACCGTGGAGTTTGTGTATCTCTCAA GAATCCAACAGatgatcaaattttcaattatgttGATCGTCTTATTGATCTCAACACTGTGATCTATCCATCGTCTTCCAACAATCGCGGCAAGAGTGGAAAGCAGCAGCTGAGGCAGTTCCAGCGAGAAGTTGAACCATTTAGGATTTCTCAGGTGATCGAGGCATGCCATGAGAACAAAGCAGCCTATGAAGTGCTTCAGTTGAGAAATTTCCGGGATATCAATGAAATCCGGGAATATCCGGAAAAGTACAATATCGATGGGCTTCTCGATGATCTGATCAGGAGTATCAATGTTCAGAGTAATTTGGTGATTTTGAATGCTGATGCCAGGGCAGAAATTCAGAGATTGGCCACGTCGGAGTTGAATAATTTCCCAGCTTATAAATTTGAACAGCATCTCAGTGATGAAATTACCAAGATCAATCTGACGGAGTTGGCGCTAAAGCTGGAAGAAACTGCCCAGAAAATTCCAACGTCACCCAATATGAATGATATTAGGTCGAGTTTGAGGATTCAGGCGCTGCATCTGAAGACCTATCAAACAAATCTCGTGACTCCGATGACAGATGGGAAGAATGAGATTCTCACCCTGGCCACGGATCTCGACAAGACGCTCCATTTCAATTCGAACTCCTTTGAGGAGGCCATCAATAAGTTCCTGGTGGAAACGGACAAAGCCCAGGACTTTATCAATCGCAACGGAACGGAATTTGTTCAGCAAGTTATTGGGGAGCTGACTACGGGATTCCGGAATGAGATAACTTCGTATCTGGATCTGGTGATTAGGACAACGGAAAATCAAGTTGGACGATGCGGACCGATTTCTAATGTCTACAATGCAACTCTTGTGGCAGCCTGCAACAGAGTCATTGATCCTCTC AATGGTTTCTGGGCTGGAGTGGGATGGTGCGTCTTGATTTTCATCCCAACGGTCATTTTGTGCGTGAAGCTGTCTGGTCTCTACCAGAAATCCGATCCCTATCCGGGTCCTCTAGTTGAATC TGGACCGAAACACAAAAGGCGCAACAAGAAGTACGAACGAAGGAGGAATTCACGTGATCCACGGGATTACTATGAAGACTCCAATTCTCCTGGCGGTTCCAGGGACAATCGATACAATGATATGGCTCCCAA TTTCTATCGTTCAGATGGAAATAACAATGCTTTTTCACCACCAAATTCCGGTCCGTCGAATGTTTTCTACATAACAGCGGGTCAATCACCAATGGGTCCCCCCGAAAAGCCCCCAAGATCCTCCGCTGGTCCATTCGATCGGAAACACACGCCTAAATCCATGAGAAAGCAGAACAGATCACAATTTTTCTAA
- the LOC129804647 gene encoding prominin-like protein isoform X5: MMAILYQLPRLFFWVSLPMVVMAGYAHDGGRILDFKETSFSNWEQNVTYKSSTGYHARGMAPMYHITNRVLDLFIGPDAIPEGYIIVSDRSVSFGPKVHNQQYGDLAKHYWAILVVVALAALIIVLTPIIGFCFCCCRCAGACGGRSQPFDKKHDTCRRVFLGLFLICAGTGIVFGVVVAFVTNSYMQQGVENATVSAREAVDDTRLFLKTTSSEINHLLVRNYNELSNDLHQMLNETATVTMTRLDEASNATSLTQLNNFVQTLPQVKENLERLKVLTSDLQTNASQLNDGLRGVKRELLNSLSGCDAAPCRDVMSQYEIGKLDLNGIDYNQMLDRYFPRLPDVTATIDNVNGLITGKLMSSLANGQQAVEDVKKKINDVIAENIPRVSKAISDAGLAIKEASNEVTRAIDRISDLSGNYTYKYFETADDYVREYSVYRYYAGLAISSVLLLILLCISMGLLCGICGKRPDGYGDDCCNKGAGGRFLMMAVAVIFLTLSLLTLAALIQFLVGLVAHRGVCVSLKNPTDDQIFNYVDRLIDLNTVIYPSSSNNRGKSGKQQLRQFQREVEPFRISQVIEACHENKAAYEVLQLRNFRDINEIREYPEKYNIDGLLDDLIRSINVQSNLVILNADARAEIQRLATSELNNFPAYKFEQHLSDEITKINLTELALKLEETAQKIPTSPNMNDIRSSLRIQALHLKTYQTNLVTPMTDGKNEILTLATDLDKTLHFNSNSFEEAINKFLVETDKAQDFINRNGTEFVQQVIGELTTGFRNEITSYLDLVIRTTENQVGRCGPISNVYNATLVAACNRVIDPLNGFWAGVGWCVLIFIPTVILCVKLSGLYQKSDPYPGPLVESSGPKHKRRNKKYERRRNSRDPRDYYEDSNSPGGSRDNRYNDMAPNFYRSDGNNNAFSPPNSGPSNVFYITAGQSPMGPPEKPPRSSAGPFDRKHTPKSMRKQNRSQFF, translated from the exons GTTACATAATTGTGTCTGATCGGAGTGTTTCCTTTGGGCCAAAAGTGCACAATCAGCAATATGGTGATTTGGCCAAACATTATTGGGCTATTTTGGTGGTTGTCGCTCTGGCAGCACTTATAATAGTTCTCACGCCAATTATTGG ATTCTGCTTCTGCTGTTGCCGCTGTGCTGGAGCTTGCGGTGGCAGGTCACAGCCCTTTGACAAGAAGCACGATACTTGTCGTCGTGTCTTCCTGGGATTGTTCCTAATTTGTGCCGGGACGGGAATTGTGTTTGGCGTTGTGGTGGCTTTCGTTACCAATAGCTACATGCAGCAGGGCGTTGAGAATGCCACAGTGTCTGCTAGGGAGGCTGTAGATGATACAAGACTCTTTCTCAAGACGACATCGAGCGAAATAAATCATCTACTTGTGCGGAATTACAATGAACTGTCCAATGATCTGCATCAAATGCTCAATGAGACAGCCACGGTGACAATGACGAGGCTCGATGAAGCCTCAAATGCCACATCCCTCACTCAGCTCAATAATTTTGTGCAGACACTGCCGCAGGTGAAAGAGAATCTGGAGCGCCTGAAGGTGCTGACGAGCGATCTGCAAACAAATGCATCACAATTGAATGATG GGCTTCGGGGTGTAAAAAGGGAACTGCTGAATTCACTGTCGGGTTGCGATGCTGCTCCGTGTCGCGATGTCATGTCACAGTACGAAATTGGGAAGCTCGATCTCAATGGCATTGACTACAATCag ATGCTAGACAGGTATTTTCCTCGG CTTCCAGATGTCACAGCCACAATTGATAACGTCAATGGACTGATAACGGGCAAATTGATGTCTTCGCTGGCAAATGGTCAGCAGGCTGTTGAGGATGTGAAGAAGAAGATCAATGATGTAATTGCTGAGAATATTCCCAGAGTCAGTAAGGCGATCAGTGATGCTGGCCTGGCTATTAAGGAAGCATCGAATGAGGTCACAAGGGCCATTGACAGGATATCCGATCTATCTGGGAATTACACGTACAAATACTTTGAGACGGCGGATGATTATGTACGAGAGTACAGTGTCTATCGCTACTACGCTGGGCTTGCCATCAGCTCAGTGCTCCTGCTCATCCTTCTTTGCATCTCAATGGGGCTTCTCTGTGGCATTTGTGGCAAGCGACCAGACGGATATGGCGATGATTGCTGCAACAAAGGAGCTGGCGGGAGGTTCCTCATGAT GGCTGTTGCTGTGATCTTTCTCACACTTTCTTTGCTCACCCTGGCAGCTCTAATTCAATTCCTCGTGGGATTAGTTGCTCACCGTGGAGTTTGTGTATCTCTCAA GAATCCAACAGatgatcaaattttcaattatgttGATCGTCTTATTGATCTCAACACTGTGATCTATCCATCGTCTTCCAACAATCGCGGCAAGAGTGGAAAGCAGCAGCTGAGGCAGTTCCAGCGAGAAGTTGAACCATTTAGGATTTCTCAGGTGATCGAGGCATGCCATGAGAACAAAGCAGCCTATGAAGTGCTTCAGTTGAGAAATTTCCGGGATATCAATGAAATCCGGGAATATCCGGAAAAGTACAATATCGATGGGCTTCTCGATGATCTGATCAGGAGTATCAATGTTCAGAGTAATTTGGTGATTTTGAATGCTGATGCCAGGGCAGAAATTCAGAGATTGGCCACGTCGGAGTTGAATAATTTCCCAGCTTATAAATTTGAACAGCATCTCAGTGATGAAATTACCAAGATCAATCTGACGGAGTTGGCGCTAAAGCTGGAAGAAACTGCCCAGAAAATTCCAACGTCACCCAATATGAATGATATTAGGTCGAGTTTGAGGATTCAGGCGCTGCATCTGAAGACCTATCAAACAAATCTCGTGACTCCGATGACAGATGGGAAGAATGAGATTCTCACCCTGGCCACGGATCTCGACAAGACGCTCCATTTCAATTCGAACTCCTTTGAGGAGGCCATCAATAAGTTCCTGGTGGAAACGGACAAAGCCCAGGACTTTATCAATCGCAACGGAACGGAATTTGTTCAGCAAGTTATTGGGGAGCTGACTACGGGATTCCGGAATGAGATAACTTCGTATCTGGATCTGGTGATTAGGACAACGGAAAATCAAGTTGGACGATGCGGACCGATTTCTAATGTCTACAATGCAACTCTTGTGGCAGCCTGCAACAGAGTCATTGATCCTCTC AATGGTTTCTGGGCTGGAGTGGGATGGTGCGTCTTGATTTTCATCCCAACGGTCATTTTGTGCGTGAAGCTGTCTGGTCTCTACCAGAAATCCGATCCCTATCCGGGTCCTCTAGTTGAATC CAGTGGACCGAAACACAAAAGGCGCAACAAGAAGTACGAACGAAGGAGGAATTCACGTGATCCACGGGATTACTATGAAGACTCCAATTCTCCTGGCGGTTCCAGGGACAATCGATACAATGATATGGCTCCCAA TTTCTATCGTTCAGATGGAAATAACAATGCTTTTTCACCACCAAATTCCGGTCCGTCGAATGTTTTCTACATAACAGCGGGTCAATCACCAATGGGTCCCCCCGAAAAGCCCCCAAGATCCTCCGCTGGTCCATTCGATCGGAAACACACGCCTAAATCCATGAGAAAGCAGAACAGATCACAATTTTTCTAA
- the LOC129804647 gene encoding prominin-like protein isoform X12, giving the protein MMAILYQLPRLFFWVSLPMVVMAGYAHDGGRILDFKETSFSNWEQNVTYKSSTGYHARGMAPMYHITNRVLDLFIGPDAIPEGYIIVSDRSVSFGPKVHNQQYGDLAKHYWAILVVVALAALIIVLTPIIGFCFCCCRCAGACGGRSQPFDKKHDTCRRVFLGLFLICAGTGIVFGVVVAFVTNSYMQQGVENATVSAREAVDDTRLFLKTTSSEINHLLVRNYNELSNDLHQMLNETATVTMTRLDEASNATSLTQLNNFVQTLPQVKENLERLKVLTSDLQTNASQLNDGLRGVKRELLNSLSGCDAAPCRDVMSQYEIGKLDLNGIDYNQMLDRYFPRLPDVTATIDNVNGLITGKLMSSLANGQQAVEDVKKKINDVIAENIPRVSKAISDAGLAIKEASNEVTRAIDRISDLSGNYTYKYFETADDYVREYSVYRYYAGLAISSVLLLILLCISMGLLCGICGKRPDGYGDDCCNKGAGGRFLMMAVAVIFLTLSLLTLAALIQFLVGLVAHRGVCVSLKNPTDDQIFNYVDRLIDLNTVIYPSSSNNRGKSGKQQLRQFQREVEPFRISQVIEACHENKAAYEVLQLRNFRDINEIREYPEKYNIDGLLDDLIRSINVQSNLVILNADARAEIQRLATSELNNFPAYKFEQHLSDEITKINLTELALKLEETAQKIPTSPNMNDIRSSLRIQALHLKTYQTNLVTPMTDGKNEILTLATDLDKTLHFNSNSFEEAINKFLVETDKAQDFINRNGTEFVQQVIGELTTGFRNEITSYLDLVIRTTENQVGRCGPISNVYNATLVAACNRVIDPLNGFWAGVGWCVLIFIPTVILCVKLSGLYQKSDPYPGPLVESEYLYDAYSERDNIPLANSGPKHKRRNKKYERRRNSRDPRDYYEDSNSPGGSRDNRYNDMAPNGSITNGSPRKAPKILRWSIRSETHA; this is encoded by the exons GTTACATAATTGTGTCTGATCGGAGTGTTTCCTTTGGGCCAAAAGTGCACAATCAGCAATATGGTGATTTGGCCAAACATTATTGGGCTATTTTGGTGGTTGTCGCTCTGGCAGCACTTATAATAGTTCTCACGCCAATTATTGG ATTCTGCTTCTGCTGTTGCCGCTGTGCTGGAGCTTGCGGTGGCAGGTCACAGCCCTTTGACAAGAAGCACGATACTTGTCGTCGTGTCTTCCTGGGATTGTTCCTAATTTGTGCCGGGACGGGAATTGTGTTTGGCGTTGTGGTGGCTTTCGTTACCAATAGCTACATGCAGCAGGGCGTTGAGAATGCCACAGTGTCTGCTAGGGAGGCTGTAGATGATACAAGACTCTTTCTCAAGACGACATCGAGCGAAATAAATCATCTACTTGTGCGGAATTACAATGAACTGTCCAATGATCTGCATCAAATGCTCAATGAGACAGCCACGGTGACAATGACGAGGCTCGATGAAGCCTCAAATGCCACATCCCTCACTCAGCTCAATAATTTTGTGCAGACACTGCCGCAGGTGAAAGAGAATCTGGAGCGCCTGAAGGTGCTGACGAGCGATCTGCAAACAAATGCATCACAATTGAATGATG GGCTTCGGGGTGTAAAAAGGGAACTGCTGAATTCACTGTCGGGTTGCGATGCTGCTCCGTGTCGCGATGTCATGTCACAGTACGAAATTGGGAAGCTCGATCTCAATGGCATTGACTACAATCag ATGCTAGACAGGTATTTTCCTCGG CTTCCAGATGTCACAGCCACAATTGATAACGTCAATGGACTGATAACGGGCAAATTGATGTCTTCGCTGGCAAATGGTCAGCAGGCTGTTGAGGATGTGAAGAAGAAGATCAATGATGTAATTGCTGAGAATATTCCCAGAGTCAGTAAGGCGATCAGTGATGCTGGCCTGGCTATTAAGGAAGCATCGAATGAGGTCACAAGGGCCATTGACAGGATATCCGATCTATCTGGGAATTACACGTACAAATACTTTGAGACGGCGGATGATTATGTACGAGAGTACAGTGTCTATCGCTACTACGCTGGGCTTGCCATCAGCTCAGTGCTCCTGCTCATCCTTCTTTGCATCTCAATGGGGCTTCTCTGTGGCATTTGTGGCAAGCGACCAGACGGATATGGCGATGATTGCTGCAACAAAGGAGCTGGCGGGAGGTTCCTCATGAT GGCTGTTGCTGTGATCTTTCTCACACTTTCTTTGCTCACCCTGGCAGCTCTAATTCAATTCCTCGTGGGATTAGTTGCTCACCGTGGAGTTTGTGTATCTCTCAA GAATCCAACAGatgatcaaattttcaattatgttGATCGTCTTATTGATCTCAACACTGTGATCTATCCATCGTCTTCCAACAATCGCGGCAAGAGTGGAAAGCAGCAGCTGAGGCAGTTCCAGCGAGAAGTTGAACCATTTAGGATTTCTCAGGTGATCGAGGCATGCCATGAGAACAAAGCAGCCTATGAAGTGCTTCAGTTGAGAAATTTCCGGGATATCAATGAAATCCGGGAATATCCGGAAAAGTACAATATCGATGGGCTTCTCGATGATCTGATCAGGAGTATCAATGTTCAGAGTAATTTGGTGATTTTGAATGCTGATGCCAGGGCAGAAATTCAGAGATTGGCCACGTCGGAGTTGAATAATTTCCCAGCTTATAAATTTGAACAGCATCTCAGTGATGAAATTACCAAGATCAATCTGACGGAGTTGGCGCTAAAGCTGGAAGAAACTGCCCAGAAAATTCCAACGTCACCCAATATGAATGATATTAGGTCGAGTTTGAGGATTCAGGCGCTGCATCTGAAGACCTATCAAACAAATCTCGTGACTCCGATGACAGATGGGAAGAATGAGATTCTCACCCTGGCCACGGATCTCGACAAGACGCTCCATTTCAATTCGAACTCCTTTGAGGAGGCCATCAATAAGTTCCTGGTGGAAACGGACAAAGCCCAGGACTTTATCAATCGCAACGGAACGGAATTTGTTCAGCAAGTTATTGGGGAGCTGACTACGGGATTCCGGAATGAGATAACTTCGTATCTGGATCTGGTGATTAGGACAACGGAAAATCAAGTTGGACGATGCGGACCGATTTCTAATGTCTACAATGCAACTCTTGTGGCAGCCTGCAACAGAGTCATTGATCCTCTC AATGGTTTCTGGGCTGGAGTGGGATGGTGCGTCTTGATTTTCATCCCAACGGTCATTTTGTGCGTGAAGCTGTCTGGTCTCTACCAGAAATCCGATCCCTATCCGGGTCCTCTAGTTGAATC TGAATATTTGTACGATGCTTACAGTGAGAGGGACAACATTCCATTGGCAAA CAGTGGACCGAAACACAAAAGGCGCAACAAGAAGTACGAACGAAGGAGGAATTCACGTGATCCACGGGATTACTATGAAGACTCCAATTCTCCTGGCGGTTCCAGGGACAATCGATACAATGATATGGCTCCCAA CGGGTCAATCACCAATGGGTCCCCCCGAAAAGCCCCCAAGATCCTCCGCTGGTCCATTCGATCGGAAACACACGCCTAA